In Zobellia roscoffensis, the following are encoded in one genomic region:
- a CDS encoding Lrp/AsnC family transcriptional regulator — translation MDAIDHKILMQLQANAKQNTKEIAGKVGLSVTPTYERIKKLEQQDIIKSYVALLDRNKIGKKLIAYCQVTLVQQQKKLADSFKSEMRLLPEVMECHEVSGNFDYLLKIAVDDIAGFHLFINQKLSIIDGISTIHTSFVLDSVKDSTAYSL, via the coding sequence ATGGATGCGATCGATCACAAGATACTCATGCAGCTTCAAGCGAATGCAAAACAAAATACCAAAGAAATAGCGGGTAAAGTCGGACTTAGTGTAACGCCTACCTATGAGAGAATTAAAAAACTTGAGCAACAAGATATTATCAAATCTTATGTTGCCTTGCTTGATAGAAATAAAATCGGAAAAAAACTTATTGCTTATTGTCAGGTTACTTTAGTGCAGCAGCAGAAGAAATTAGCGGACAGCTTTAAAAGTGAAATGCGTTTATTACCCGAAGTAATGGAGTGCCACGAGGTCTCAGGAAACTTTGATTATTTACTTAAAATTGCTGTGGACGATATCGCAGGGTTTCATCTGTTCATCAACCAAAAACTATCCATAATAGACGGAATTTCCACCATACACACTTCCTTTGTTCTAGACTCGGTAAAGGATAGTACGGCCTATAGTTTATAA